GAGCTGGAGAGTAATGTGGGAGCCCGCCGCTCCATTACGCTAGTGGCACCGGGCACCGGCATTGAAATGTTTAACCCTGATGGCACCACGACTCGCAGCACCGGCACCAGCTTTGCCGCCCCCCACGTGACTGCCACCGTGGCGCTGATTCAAGAATTTGGCGATCGCCAACTGCGGAACCAAGCCCCCAATTGGAGCCTAGACTCTCGTCAGTCAGAAGTCAGCAAGGTGATTTTACTCAACTCTGCCGACAAGATTGAGGATGAGGGCGATGGACTACATCTAGGAATGCGGCGCACCATTATTGACCAGCGTAATCGCAACTGGCTAGAGTCTGATGCCTACACCAACCCAGCCATTCCCCTTGATGCGGAACTGGGAACAGGACATCTCAACGCATTTCGGGCCTATCAACAATTTAGCGGCGGACAATGGAAAGCATCTGATCCCATTGCGGCAATCGGGTGGGATTATGATCAGGTGGGGTTGACGAACGATGCGCCAGCGTATCGAGACTACGTCTTCAGTACGCCCCTAGCGGCCAACAGCTATCTATCGGTGACCCTCGCCTGGAATCGCCAGGTAACCCTCAGCGATCGCAATGGCAATGAGCTTTTTGATATAGACGAAACGTTTATCGACGGGGGACTCAATGACCTGGACTTGTACTTGATGCCTGCTGATGCAACAGATACAAGCGATCGCATTTGGTCATCCGTGAGCGCCGTAGACAGCACCGAGCATATTTTCTATCAGATTCCAGCCACGGGGCGTTACAAGCTTCGCGTTGTCTACCGCAATCAAGCCAACGAGCCCGTCCAACCCTATGCCCTTGCTTGGTGGGGTGTACCCTCTCGCTAAACCCACAGCCTGACGAAGCCCCGACAGTTCGATATCTCGAACCAAGATATTGAACCCAGCAGGCTCCATGAGTTTGTCCATCCTATTCTTTTTGAAAGACTGATCTTGCCATGGCATCTATTCCTCTTCGGCTTAACCTGGGCGACGGCTCCGTAGCCTTTAGCTTTTCCCCAGAAGCAGCCCGCGACCTGCACAAGGCCCTCAACGACCTGATCAACCAGCTTAAGGCGATCGCCCTAGAAGGCAGTAAACCGGGGCAAAAGCCTAAGCCACAGAAACCGATTGAATATCAGCATACCGGCGACGTCTTTCTAGAAATCTTCTGCAACCCCAACATTTGGCCCAGTCCCTTTGCGGCCAAAGTCCTGATCACCATTCGGGATGAGCGCATCCGTCTCAGCACAGAAGCAGAGCTGACGCGCATCCTCGAAGATCTGAATCAATATTTAGAGCAAGTCTAGCCAGCGATCGCCGTTAGAATGCACGTAGGCCTCAACGGGTCACCGTAGCCTGCCCCTTGAACGTTAAGCCATCCCATCGTTCCCAATCATTCTCA
This Candidatus Obscuribacterales bacterium DNA region includes the following protein-coding sequences:
- a CDS encoding S8 family serine peptidase — encoded protein: MAQAHIAQRTLWFLGGLATSLIGIPALALITSVGEDGIDARRLHDDPYNITGAKISIGQVEIGRPPMFGLDKTAPENFAVRLSQVFFQDEPASANDYVDGHASNVASVMISTDKSLTGVAPGARLYSAAAGFMPGNGQPVECLASQTVALQNGNDVRAINFSFGESLLRDPRPDARLDGNALLTQCIDWSANIHNVLYVIAGNQGRGGIPIPTDNFNGMNVSNSRQIDGEFIKVDVSNLGSEPEVVIGRLPELESNVGARRSITLVAPGTGIEMFNPDGTTTRSTGTSFAAPHVTATVALIQEFGDRQLRNQAPNWSLDSRQSEVSKVILLNSADKIEDEGDGLHLGMRRTIIDQRNRNWLESDAYTNPAIPLDAELGTGHLNAFRAYQQFSGGQWKASDPIAAIGWDYDQVGLTNDAPAYRDYVFSTPLAANSYLSVTLAWNRQVTLSDRNGNELFDIDETFIDGGLNDLDLYLMPADATDTSDRIWSSVSAVDSTEHIFYQIPATGRYKLRVVYRNQANEPVQPYALAWWGVPSR